Genomic segment of Kibdelosporangium phytohabitans:
CCCGGCCGGTGGGCCAGCCGCCACGGCCGGACGCGGCCGTCGGTCGCGTCCGCCTCTTCGACGTAGCCGTACCGCGCGAGCTGTCGCAGGTGGAACGAGCACAGGCCGGAGCTGAAACCGAGCGCCTGCGCTGCCTGGGTCGAGGTCACGGTGTCCCGCTCACGCAGCAGCGCCAGCAACGCGGCGCGGATGGGATGGTCGGGGGGAGGCACTTTGCAAAGTCTACGCTTTGCAAACTTCAAAATCCAGCAGTGGTGGGGTTGACCTGGGGTGTTAGCGTACTGAAATGCAATATATTGGTCGTCTGGACCGATCGTTGCTCAGCGAACAGGCGCTCGGTGTCATCCGGCGCGCGATAGTCGCGGGAGAGCTGGCGCCAGGCACACCGGTCAAGGACGTGGAGCTGGCCACACGCATGGGCCTGTCCCGTACGCCTGTCCGTGAGGCATTGGCCCGCCTGACCGACGAAGGCCTGATCGAAACCAAGCCACACAGCTACACCCGCGTGACCCAGCTCGACTCGGCGGCGGTTCGGGACGCCCAAGCCGTTGTCCAGTCGATGCACGGCTTGGCCACGCGGCTCGCTGTCCCGAAAACCACCCCGAGGCACCTCGACGCGATGCGCGCGGCCAACCTCCGGTTCGCCGCGGCCGTCGACGCGAGCGCGCTGGAGGACGCGATCGCCTGCGACGACGCGTTCCACGACGTCCTGGTGCAGGCGAGTGAGAACCGGGCCATCGCCGCGACGATCCGCCGGTACACGCCGCTGCTGCACCGCGCGATCTACCTGTACCTGGGTTCGCCGTTGGGGCGTGACTCGGCCCCGATGCACGAGCGGATCATCGCGGCCTGCCAGGCGGGCGACCCGGCCGAAGCAGCCGGTCTCGCCGAGCGGAACTGGGCGACATTGGCTGTGCTGCTGGAAAAGAAGCCGTTGTCGGGCAGGTGACCGTGAGCCGTGTCAGTGTGATTGCCATGGAGGGTTCGTGACACTCGAGAACTTCGCCCGTTACCCCTTGCTGTTCGGTCCGTCGCCGGTTCACCCGCTTGAGCGGTTGACCGCGCATCTGGGTGGCGCTCGGCTGTGGGCCAAGCGCGAGGACTGCAACTCGCCACTTGCCTTCGGTGGCAACAAAACACGCAAACTCGAGTACCTCGTCGCCGACGCGATCGCGACCGGCTGCGACACACTCGTGTCCATCGGTGGCGTGCAGTCCAACCACACCAGGCAAGTCGCCGCGGCGGCGGCCCGTGCCGGTCTGAAATGCGTTCTGGTGCAGGAAAAGTGGGTGGACTGGGCGGACCCCGGCTACGCCACCACCGGCAACATCCAGCTGAGCCGGTTGCTGGGCGCCGAAGTGCGGCTCGACCCGTCCGGATTCAGCATCGGCATCCGTGAGTCGTGGCAACGCGCGATCGACGACGTGCGCGCGGCCGGTGGCACGCCGTACTCGATCCCGGCAGGCGCCTCCGACCACCCGCTCGGCGGTCTCGGCTTCGCCGGCTGGGCCGCGGAAGTACGCAAACAGGAAGCCGATCTGGGTGTCTTCTTCGACACGATCGTGGTGTGCTCGGTCACCGGCAGCACGCAGGCCGGCATGGTCGCCGGTTTCGCGGGCGACCGCCGGGTGATCGGGATCGACGCGTCGGCGAAACCAGGTGAGACACGCGACGCCGTCGCCAGGATCGCCCGGCAGACCGCGGCGAGGATCGGAACATCTGTTTCGGACAGCCACATCGAGCTGGACGAGCGCTACCACGCCGGCACATACGGAATCCCGGACGAGCGGACGGTCGAAGCCATGAGACTCGCGGCCAGGACCGACGCGGTGATCACCGATCCCGTCTACGAGGGCAAGTCCATGGCCGGGATGATCGACATGGTGGCGACCGGCGAGATCGCGAAGGACTCCACTGTGCTGTACGCGCACCTCGGCGGCCAGCCCGCGTTGAACGCGTACAGCACAGTGGAATTCTGACTACTGCTCCTGGAGCGGGATGCCCAGGTCGGTCAGCTTGCCCGGGTCCACCTGCTTGCCGGACCGGATCAGTGCCTTGATCGGGTCCACCACGTCCCACACGTTCACGTTCATCCCGGCCAGGACGCGGTTGTCCTTGAGCCAGAACGCGATGAACTCGCGGCCCGGCTTGTCGCCGCGGAACACCACACGGTCGTAGCCGGTGATGTCACCGATGTACTCCATGCCCAGGTCGTACTGGTCGGTGTAGAAGTACGGCAGTTCGTCGTACGTCGCCGATCCGCCGAGCATCCCGGTCGCGGCCACAGCCGGCTGGTTGAGCGCGTTCGCCCAGTGCTCCACGCGGACGCGCTTGCCCAGCAACGGGTGCTCGGCGTTGGCGATGTCGCCTGCCGCGAAGATGTCCGGGTCGGAGGTGCGCAGCGACGCGTCCACCAGCACACCGTTGTCCACGTCCAGTCCAGCGGCTTTGGCGAGCGCGACATTCGGCGTCGCGCCGATGCCCACCAGCACGGCGTCGGCCTCGACGACCGTTCCGTCGACCAAGCCGACGCTCTTGGCGCCGATCTGGTCGACTTCCACACCGAGACGCAGGTCGACACCGTTGGCGCGGTGCAGGTCCGCGTACACCTCGGCGGCTTCCGGGCCGATCGCCGCCAGCAGCGGCTGCTTCGCCGCTTCGAGCACGGTCACCTCGACACCGGCGTTGCGCGCGGCGGCGGTGACCTCCAGGCCGATCCAGCCCGCGCCGATCACGATCAGCCGCGCCGAGTTCGCGATGGCCGACTTGATCCGCTCCGAGTCGCCGATCCTGCGCAGGTGCAGCGCGTCCTCGGCGCCCGGGAACTCACGCGGGGAGGATCCCGTCGCCAGCAACAGCTTCGAGTACTCGACGGTCGAACCGTCGGACAGCGTCACCTGGTGCGCGGCGCGGTCGATGCCGGTCACGGAGACGCCGACCCGCAGGTCCACGTTGTTCTCGGCGTACCAGCCAGGGGCGTGCACGAACACGCTGTCGCGTTCGGCCTTGCCCTGCAGAAAGTCCTTCGACAACGGCGGCCGCTCGTATGGGCGGTCCTGCTCGTCGGCCACGAGCACGATGTCGCCGTCGAATCCTTGGTCACGCAGCGCTTCCGCGCCTTTGGCGCCGGCGAGGCCGCCGCCGGCGATGACGAAGGTGGTCACGCGAATTCCTCCAAGTTTCAGGCGTGGACGCCGGTGAGTGCGAAGAACTCCTGGCGTGAGCGGGCGTCGTCACGCAGGCTGCCCAGCAGAGTGGAAGTCACGGTGGTCGAACCGCTCGCCAGCACACCGCGGAGTGTCATGCAGGTGTGCTCGGCCTCGATCACCACCCCGATCCCACGCGGGCGCAGGTGGTCGTCGAGCCAGTCTGCGACCTGCTTGGTCAGCCGTTCCTGCACCTGAGGGCGGCAGGCGAAGTGCTCGACGATCCTGGCGAGCTTCGACAGCCCGAGAATCCGCTCACCGGGCAGGTAGCCGACGTGGGCGGTGCCGACGAACGGCAGCAGGTGGTGTTCGCACACCGATCTGACGGGGATGGCACGAGCCAGCACCAGCTCGTCGTAGCCCTCGTCGTTCGGGAACGTCGTCAGGTCGAACGGACGTGGGCTGAACAGCTCCGCGTAGGCGCGCGCCATCCGGCCGGGCGTGCCTCGAAGGCTCTCCGTGTCGGTCGGCACGCCGAGCGCGTGCAGGAACGCCTTGGCGGCGTCCTCCGCGGCGGCGAGATCGACACCGGTGTCCGGCTCGTGGACGACCCGCAGAGCGGTACCGGCACGCATAAGCGACTCCTCTTGACCCTGGTTACACCAACAAATATTGGTCTTATTCAGAGTGAAGGTCAAGAACTGGGACGTTGCGGTGCTCCTCGATGTGTTTTCGACCATAGAACTTGCCGATATGGTAGTGGGGTGAGCTCGCCGGAGATCAAAGCTGTCGCGGCGCTGGACGACGATCTGCGCTGGCGGATGTACACGTTCATCCGCGCCGAGCGGCGCCCGGTGACCAGGGACGAAGCGGCCGCGTCGGTGGGGATCTCCCGCAAGCTCGCCGCGTTCCACCTGGACAAGCTGGTCGACGCGGGCCTGCTGATGGCCGGCTACCAGGCGGCCGGGAAGGTCGGGCGGGCGCCGAAGGTCTACGAACCGGCGAACGTGGACATCCGGGTAGCCATCCCACAACGACAGCATGACGTGCTGGCCGGGATCCTGCTGGACGCCGTCGTGGAGCAGGACGTGGGCGACGCGGCAGTGCGCACAGCGGCCCGGCGCGGCGAGAAACTCGGTGCGCACGAGCGGAACGAGGCGAGACTGGGCCGTCTCGGCGTGGAAAGGGCGCTCACGGTCGCCCAGGACGTGCTGGCGCGCCACGGCTTCGAACCGGCGCGGGAAAGTCCCACCTGTGTACGCCTGCGCAACTGCCCGTTCCACCCGCTGGCCGCGACCGCACCCGAGCTGGTCTGCGGAATCAACCAGGCTTTCCTGAACGGTCTGCTCGACGGTTTGCAGGCGCCCGCCGTGCGCGCCGTCCTCGTCGAACCGGCGCCAGGGGAATGCTGTGTCCAGCTGCGCGGCGCTGACACAACGAATCCTGGCCAATCCTGACTGCTGGAACGGCCGAGACTCGCGGCAGTGGTCGTGGTCGGGTCCTGAGAAGGCCAGTGCGGGAGTTGGCGACTGTCCGGGCGTGGTATTCGTGGTGATGCCGTTGACAAGCCGGGTCCAGGCCAGTCCTGATCGTCGGACTGGCCTGGACTCGCGGCAGCGGTGTGCGGTTATTCGGCCGCGGTCAGCCGCTGTGGTGCCACGTTGATGCCGTTGACCTCGACAGTCGGCCGCCTGGTCGGCTGGTGTGACGCCTGGACGGTGACGGACTCACCTGGCCACAGCGCCACGTAGTTGTCCGACCAGGTCACGGGCAGCAGCTGTGAACCATCAGCCTTGCGCAGCGTCAGCTGTGCCGCGGGGATGATGCTGGTCGACGTGTTGCGGATGGTCACCGTGGTCCTGTCGCCGAAGCTGCGGGCACGCACGTCGACCGACGCCTTGGGCAGCGCGGCCAGGCCCTTCAGGTCCGCGAACTGGCTGACCGGGGTGTAGTACCAGTCGCTGTTCGCCCAATCCGGTACATCCGGCTTCGACGAAAGCCAATACGTGTTCCTGCTGACGTCCTTGCCGTGCGCGTCGGTCAGCTTCAGCCGGACGAAGTACGTCGCCGACAGGTTCGGCACCTCCGGCAGGGTGAACACCTCGGCCACCCCCGGCAGCGAGACCGAGATCCCGCTCTTGGTCTGGCTGTGCGCCAGTTTTCCGTCGATCGTGTAGACCTCGGCCGTCGCGGTCAGCCGGTCGGCCTTCTTCGGGGACTGGCCTGCGACGACCACCGACCGGTCGTCGTAGGAGTACTGGATGTGGACCGGCTCGTTCGCCTTCTTGGCGCCGAAGTAGGCGCCGGCCGGGTTGAGGTCGTAGCTGTAGAGGTGCCAGTTCAGCGACGGCCACGCGTTGTTGAGCATCCAGTAGATGAACCCGGTAGCCGGTCGTTCCGCGTTCATCCGCCGCGCGTTGGCCTCGAACTGGGCGCGGACCTGCTCGTAGTTGGCCAGCTGGGCCTTGTCGACGTAGTCGGGGAGACTGGTCGGCGTGCCGTAGCGCTGCGCCAGCGCGTTGCTGAACAGGTAGAGGTTGTTGAACGGCTCGTTGCCGCGGCCGGTGTGGAACTGCGGCGTCGCGGGCTCACGCCAGAGCTGCTCCTGCTCGGTCGCGTTCAGCATGCCCTTCACGGTGTCCAAGGCCGGGATGGAGTGCCCGGCGCTGAGCTCACCACCGAACCCGAAGGCCGCCCCGAGCTGGTTGCCGTACCAGTAGTTCGGCGGTACCCAGTCGTACGGGCCTTCCATCTTGCTGCCGGACGACCCCAGCGGTGGCTGCGGTCCACCATTGAGTGAAGCCGCGGGCACGACCGGGTTGGCCCAGCCGACCTTGTCGAACTCCGCGAGGTACATCCGCTGCACGTTCTCCGGCGGCGAGATGTCGCTGCCGATCAGGAAGGCGATCACACTCGGGTGGTTGCGCAGCAGCCGTGCCTGCGCGTTCAGCGAACCGGCCGCGATCGGGTAGTCCTCGGGCTTCCATTCGTCGCCGCCCCAGCCGGTCCACGGCTCCCACTTGTCACAGCATTCCCAGCCGGGCAGCAGCATGATGCCGTAGCGGTCGGCGAGCTCGTAGAACTCCGGGGTCTCCAGCTTGCCTTCCAGCCGGATGGCGTTGAGGCCCATGTCCCGCGTGTAGCGCAGCTGGGCGTCGACGCGTTCCGGTTGCGTGCGCAGCAACAGGTCCGACGCCCAGCCACCGCCGCGGATCTGGATCTGCTTGCCGTTGACGATGAACTGCCTGTCGCCCTTGGCGTTGAGGTTCGACACAACGTCACGGATGCCGAACTTCGTCTCGGTGTGATCCGAGGCCCGGCCGTTCACCCGTGCGGTCAGGTCCAGCCGGTACAACGGCTGCTCGCCGTACTGGTACGGCCACCACACACGCGGGTTGCGGAGGGTCTCCGGCGCGAACGCGACGGTCCTGGTCTCGCCCGCGTTCAGCCGGACCGGCTGGCTGATCCGTCGTGACGCGACTTCGCCCTGCAGCAGAACGGTTTGCGGGGCGTTGGTGTTGTTGCGCACCTCGGCGAACGCCTTCACCTCAGCCGATTCCAGGCCGGGCAGCGCGAGCTTGGTGTGCACGTACGAACCGGCCAGGGACACCGCGCCGCCACGAGCGATCTCGACGTCGCGGAACAGGCCCATGTTGTTGTCGGGCGCGGGCTGGGCCCAGTCGATCCAGCTGATCGCGAAGTCCTTCTTCGGATCCGCCGGCGCGACCTTGATGGCCAGCGCGTTGCGGCCGGGTTTGACCAGCGCGCTGATGTCGAACTCCCGTGCGTTGTACACGCCGACGACGTCGCCGAGCCTGGTGCCGTTGAGGAACACCTCGCCGCGCGAGATGACACCAGGGATTTTCAGCACGGTGTTGGGCGACCGGTCCCGTACGTGGAACTCGGTGCGGTACCACCACGGCACCTGGAAGTCCGCGCGATTGACGTTGTCGCGCAGATTCGTGCCGTGGAAAAGGTTGGGGTAGCGCCCGTTTTGTACCAGGCCGGCCAGTACGGTGGAGCGTGGGCCGGCCCGGTACCACCGGGAGCCGTCGTAGCGCGGCTGGGAGATCTCCTCACCGGCCGATGCCAGTTGCGCGGAGGACTGGATCTGCCAGCCCGAGATCGCGGTGTCGCCGGACTCTGCCTCGGACAACGTCGTGACCACATCAGCCTGCGCGGCGACACTGGCGGGTGCCAGCGAAAGCGTCAGCAGGACAGCCAGGGATAGGGCGACACGCACCCGTAACGCGGACATGCGGGGCCTCCTCGGGGCCAGAGACCGCCTATTAATAGGGAACTTTCTTTACGAAGTCAATGCCCTGTGGCGGAGGACAGCCCGTTGACCTGCGCCGAACGGATGCAGGGGAGCCCGGCTGGAGGAGTGGAGGAGCGCGGCAGGCGGTTACCGGATCACGATCGCCGGACGAGCAACTGCGCCCAGGCGAGTGCGCGCCGGATTCGCGCGCCGGTCGACCCGGCGTCGTTCGACACGTTCACCGTGTGCATCCAGCCCGACGTGGAAGTCTCTTTGACGATGACCGGGATCCGCTGATAAGCACCGGCGACGGCACTGTGCCTGACCACCTCGTCGTAGAACCACTCCGACGTGATGACCGCGAGCACTCCCGGCGCCCGGCGGAACGCGCTTTTGAGTTCCGGCGCGTCGAGCAGCCGGAAGGTCAGGTTGATCGAGTTGCCGGTCGCGCCGTGCTCGTCGCGGGCGACCTCACCGGCGTGCATGGCCAGCCGCAGCCGGATCCGTTCCGCCGGGGGATGCCGGGAATTGTGACTGCGCAACGACTTCGCCAGCGCGATCGGCAGCGCCTCGGCCAGTCGCACCTTGTCGGTGCGGATGGGCGCGAGGATGAACACGCCGTCGCCGCGGTCGGCGTGGTGGCACCGGATCCACCGAACCCCGGCGGCCCGCAGCCCCCGCTGGACCGCGCGGTACATCGTCTCGCGGACAATGAGCTGGTTGGGCCTGATCCTGGTGTGGTCACCGAACCCTTCGACATCGACGACAATTATTGTCCGGTGGACAGCTCGCCGCTTCACGGCTGATGAGCCTAATCCTCTGTGGCAGGCTGCAACTTGCAAATCGCGGGCTAGTCACCCGATGGGATTATTTGACGGTCGGAATTCCTACTCCAGCGCGGCGGCGAGCAGATCCCGCAATGCCGGGTCGGCGAGCTGACCGGCCGACCGGACCTTGAGGTGCCGGTGGACCTTTCCAGTGCCCTGCATGAGATTCGCCGGGTCGTCGAGCGCGGCCCCACCGGCGATCCCCAGCCGGACGTAGCCGCTGAAGGGCGCGACGGTGAATTTGAGTCCTTTGTAGCCGGTAGTGGTGCCGTATCCGATGTTCTCGTCGTCGGCGGTGAGCACCGCGTCCGGGAACAGCTCCAGGAGCAGTTCGTGCACCTGGCGGGTGAGCGCCCCGCCTTTCTCGAGGATCTTGTCCACATCGCCCATCCGGAACCTCCCGTGAGTACCTTGCCGCCGTACCCGACAAGATACTCACGGAGAGGGATTTTCAGAGTTGGGCGTCAGGCGGGAACTTGGTCACGGCCGTGCTGACCGCGCCGGCGACAGCGTCGTGGTAGGCGCTGTTGAGCTCACCATTGGTGAGATACCCCGGCTTGAGCTGGTTCGGGTGCTGCGGATCGGCGACCGCGCCCGCGACGTCGATGACGTCGTTGGCACCGTACCGGAGGTAGTTGGCCAGCAGGTCGGCGTTGAGCTCACGCCTGCGCTGCTCCCTCGGATCGAGATCCGGCAATCCCAGCGCCGGGATCGTCGTCAGCACGACCCGTACGAGATTCCCGTCGGCCCGCCGGGTGTTGCGGATCCCGGCCGGACCGGTCGTGTGCATCAGCTCGGTGAGCTGCTGGGTGATCGTCGTCTTGCCTGCCCCGGTGAGGATGTCGTTGGCGCCGACAGCGACGACGACGGTGCGCAGATTCGGCTGGTTGAGCGCGGTCCGGTCCAGTGTGCGGTCGGCCAGCGTGGCCGTGGACGCGCCAAGACCGGCACGAGGGCGGTACGCCGAGTCGCCGAGACGGAGTATCCCGGCATCGGTGTACATGGCGATGCCCTGGTACGCCCGGACTTCCGACACAGAGCCCTTCAGCGCACGCCCGATCGTCAGCGGGCCCGAACTCGCCAAGGACGTGATGGCAGAGCTTGTCTGCTGGTACATGCCGTCCACGTAGAGCGTGACGTTCCGGCTCGCGGAGTCGTGGATGCCGACCAGATGCGTCCAGGTCCCGGTCTGGATGTCGGCGTTGGACACCGCGCTCACCGTCGCCGCCCCTGCCGTGTCGCTGACAGGCACCGTGAAAGCCCACTTCGTACCATCAGTGCGCAGGGAGAACGCTGTCGTGTTCTGGCCCTGCTGGCTGACGACTGTCTGAGCGGTCTTCTCGTTGACCTTGACCCACGCGGAGACGGTGTAGCTGGCATCCGTGGCCAGGACAGGTCCTGAGGTGGCCAGCGTCCCGGTGCCGTCGAGCGCGGCAACTCCGCCGCGGTCAGTGCTCCACGTGACACCGCCGGTGACGGTCGTGTGCGCCGTCCCAGCCGAGTCGCGTCCGTTGCCGTTGAGGTTCCACTGGCCTGACGGCGAGATCCCACCGCGGCTGGCGTTGACCAGCCCGCCGGGCACCGGAACCCCACCCGCGGCGAGTTTGCCGGGCAGGCTGTCGACCCATGTGTTGACGCCGTTGCTGAACTGGTCACCCAGCACCACAACCGTTCCGTGCTGGTTGTCCGTCGTTGAGACCTCGAGAGCGGACACGAAACGTGGGCCGTCGAGCGTCGTGGTGAACGGAGTTCCCGTGCTGTCCGCTGTCGCGTTGCCGTTCGCGAGCAAGGTTGTTTCCGCCGGGCTCGTGTGGACGGGCGCGACGGTTACCGCGTTCGGCAAGTGAACGCTGACAATCAGATTGCCTGAACCGCCACTCACGGCCGGGTACGAAACCGGGTCGCTGAGCATCTCCCCACCGGCGGGCAGTGTGACTGCCGCGTTGCCGCCGAACGTGAGTCTGACCGGTGCCGCGAGAGTCGCCCCGCTCGTGCCGCTCTGCGCCGCGATCGTGGCGGCGTCAACGGTGACCGGCGTGTTGCCATTGGTGTTGTTCAGTTTGACGCGGACGTGCCCACCCCTGGTGCTCGGCTTGATCACCGTGCGCAGTGTCTGGTCGGCGAACCGCGCACCGCCCGGCGCCGGTCGTGCCATGTCGGCAGGAGCGGACCAGGATCCGATCCACCCGGTGGCGACTGCTCGCGGTGCCATCGAGAACACGTGCAACGCCGAGGAACAGCTGCCGGGCAACATGTTCGTTCCGTAGTTGGGCAGCGTGACAGCCTGGAGCGTCTTGGTCGGGTCGGCGGGCAGGGACACCGCGTGGATCCTCGGCAGGACAGTCATGTCCTTGCCGGCCAGCCGGTTGCGGTAAGGCAGGACGAAGGCTGTGTCGTTGGTGCGCCCACCGGCCCAGTCGTCCACTTCGGGCAGCCGGGAATCCTGGGTGGTGCCGTCGGTGTACCGGATGGTCGCCGTGGCAACCGGGCTGACGCCGCACGTCGAGGCGACGAGCAGACTGACCGCGGTGGCCTTGACCTGGTCGATCGGGATCGTCTGGCCGATCGCGACCACGTTGTCGCCCGCACTCGTCGCAGCGGGCATCGTGAACCTGGCACCGTTGACCGTCGCCACGGCGCCCGGACCGTATCCGGCGGCCGCCATCGTCTGGGCGGACAACGACGCGTCACCGAGATCGAGGTTCGCCGGTGAGCCGTCAGCGCCGATTCCGTCGTTGTTCATCGCCGCGCTGAAACTGGCGGCCGTGACATTGTTGACGGCGACGGCGGTCAGATAGTCCACAGTGGCCTGAAAGCCGTTCGCCGCCGTGTTCTTGCCCACGGCAGTGATGGTCAGCCTGTGCGAGCCGGCTGTCAGATGCGCTCCGCCAAGAGGCTGGAAGACGCTCGCGCCGTCACCCGGTGCGTATCCGTCCCACGGAGTGGAGTCCGTGCGTTGCAGGGGAATCCCGTCGACAGCGATCCTCAGCTGACCGTGGTCGGGGCGTTTGGTCAGACCGATGCCCATGGCGTAGTCGGCCTCCAGCGGCACCTGGAACGTGAGGTCCAGCGACTGGTTCACCGCGTTCGCCTGGAATCCCAGCGCAGCGCCCTGTGACCAGGCCGGGCCGCCGGCCGCTCGCTGGTTGACCACGACAGGGACGTTCTGCCCGGCGGGCTGGCTCGGCGTGACCTGCTGGCGATCCTCAACCTCGTACCTGCGCGTCTGAGAGAGGCTGATGTAGTCGACAGCCGTCCCGTACTTGATGCCGATCGACTGTGGATTGGTGTTGACGCCCTTCACCGTCAGCGTGTGCGTTCCCTTGGTCAGGTGCCGGACACCGAGAGGCTGGTGATTGGTCTGGAGCCGGGGTGAGTAGGTGTCGATCGGCCGTTCCGGATCCGCCGAGTCGAACTGCTGCCCGATCCGCACACCGTCCAGCTCGAACACGGCCTTGCCGAAATCGTTCGCCTTCGTGAGTCCGATGCCGATGTCGTAGTCGCTCTCCACAGCCGTGCCGAAGGACATCGTGAAGGCCTGCCCGGCCGCGTTGCACGGGTGGAACACCTGAGAACCGCCGGACAGGCCGATGTCGCCACGAGGCTGCACGTAAGGAGTGCAGCTCTGTCCGGCTGGCTGCGAGAGAGGGAGGTTCTCAGCCTCGAGCCGCTGAGCGGACGAGCCGGTGTTGGGTGCGACGTGGAACGTGTACGGCTGGGACTCCGGCGACAGGTTGTGCGCGTCGTCGAAGCTGCGCACGTGCAGGGTGTGATACCCCGGCGGCAAACCGGCCGGGATCGGGATCCAGTTGGTGGCCTGCCCGGTGTGCGGGATCCAGCCGCCGCTGGTGCCGAAAGCCTTGTTGTACATGCAGTCTGTCGTCTTGGGGACGGTCTGTGTACCCGATCCGGTGAACGTGTACGTGTAGCCGGCGATGTTGCTCGCGCCGTTGGCGTTCACCGCGATCGCCCCAGGCGCGCCGTTGGGAGCGCCCCAGTACCCGGCGGGGTAGTCGATGCTGGCATCGATCACCGGCGCGGCGGCCGGGGGAACGGCGCGGACGATGAACGGATACTGTCCGCTCACAGCGGCCTTCATGTTGTGCGGGTGGTCGGGACTGGTCTCCGCAAGCACGCTGAACTGGTACGGGCCGTCCTTGAGGGGATCGGCCAGTTGCCAGCCACCCGTGCTGCCAGAGGCGATCGTGGTGTTACCGACACGGACGAAGGTGCCACCGCTCAGCACGTAGTTCAGTCGCAGGTTCAACGGTGGCGCGTTGTTGTCGCTCGCTGCGGCGTACAACACCGGGCGGGCGTCCGAGGTGATCGGTTTGCCGTCACACCGGACCTCGTTGGACACGCGCAGCCCGGTTGCCTGGTTGGGCGGATAGCTGAACGGGACGTCCAGCAGCGGGTTGTTGTCGAAAACCTTCCACTGCAAGTCGTTGTTCTCGTCAGGTGCGGCGACACCGAAGTTGAGCGCCGACCAGCCGTTGTCGACGGCACTCTGTACCCAGTCGCCCGCGTAGAACCGCACAGAGCGCCCTCCGCCGGTGCACTGGTCACCTGCCTCCGAGGATTGCGTGTCAAGAGAGTGCAGGAGCGGACCGGCCCACTTCGTATGCGCGCCGAATCCCCCTGCGGCATGGAGAGTCGTCGGTTCCGGGACGCAAGCGTGCGCGGCGTGCAGTTGCCCGATGTAGAACTGGCCGTCGAACAATTTGGGTTTGTGGCCGTTGCGCGGGAGAAGAGCGCTGACGTCGAAGCTGAAGAACGACCGCGCTGTCCACGTGCCCCTGCATTCGCCGTCGCGGTTGTAGCAGCGACCAGCACGGGCCGGTGCCGCCGCGTTGAACGACTCCCAGCCGTTGGACGTCACTTCGGCCCAGTTGCTCCGATTGCGCGAGAAAACCGGGTCGATGTAGAGCGGGTACGTGACGCCGGGGCCGGTGAGCGCCGCCGGGTCGGGGATCAGTGCCATCTCCACAGCCGCCCGGGCGCCGCGCGCGGCTGCCTTCGGAGTGACGACGGACTTGAGCTCGCTCACCTTGCCACCGCCGGAGAACACGGCAGTAGGTGCCGGGCCGACGTTCGGGTCGTGGCTGGAGTCCCACATCAGCGGGGTCGATTGGGCGAAGACGGCTTTGCCTGTCGAGTCGAACGCGGTCAGCACACCT
This window contains:
- a CDS encoding LamG-like jellyroll fold domain-containing protein; translation: MRWRSMLAAALSTTLLGALPVVFAPAASAQTAQKRVEPAKQEPGSGKADPEADAVQRAARTGAPVEIPERNTEKSQVLANPNGSFTLRSNARPVRVKKDGVWRGIDTTLKVNADGTVTPVAAAADMAFSGGGDKPIVRVADGGGAVSVRWPGPLPKPVLNGNTATYADVLPGVDLKLVADSDTYTQTLVVRNADAAKNPALASIRTDVEATNLDLRAGDEGVLTAFDSTGKAVFAQSTPLMWDSSHDPNVGPAPTAVFSGGGKVSELKSVVTPKAAARGARAAVEMALIPDPAALTGPGVTYPLYIDPVFSRNRSNWAEVTSNGWESFNAAAPARAGRCYNRDGECRGTWTARSFFSFDVSALLPRNGHKPKLFDGQFYIGQLHAAHACVPEPTTLHAAGGFGAHTKWAGPLLHSLDTQSSEAGDQCTGGGRSVRFYAGDWVQSAVDNGWSALNFGVAAPDENNDLQWKVFDNNPLLDVPFSYPPNQATGLRVSNEVRCDGKPITSDARPVLYAAASDNNAPPLNLRLNYVLSGGTFVRVGNTTIASGSTGGWQLADPLKDGPYQFSVLAETSPDHPHNMKAAVSGQYPFIVRAVPPAAAPVIDASIDYPAGYWGAPNGAPGAIAVNANGASNIAGYTYTFTGSGTQTVPKTTDCMYNKAFGTSGGWIPHTGQATNWIPIPAGLPPGYHTLHVRSFDDAHNLSPESQPYTFHVAPNTGSSAQRLEAENLPLSQPAGQSCTPYVQPRGDIGLSGGSQVFHPCNAAGQAFTMSFGTAVESDYDIGIGLTKANDFGKAVFELDGVRIGQQFDSADPERPIDTYSPRLQTNHQPLGVRHLTKGTHTLTVKGVNTNPQSIGIKYGTAVDYISLSQTRRYEVEDRQQVTPSQPAGQNVPVVVNQRAAGGPAWSQGAALGFQANAVNQSLDLTFQVPLEADYAMGIGLTKRPDHGQLRIAVDGIPLQRTDSTPWDGYAPGDGASVFQPLGGAHLTAGSHRLTITAVGKNTAANGFQATVDYLTAVAVNNVTAASFSAAMNNDGIGADGSPANLDLGDASLSAQTMAAAGYGPGAVATVNGARFTMPAATSAGDNVVAIGQTIPIDQVKATAVSLLVASTCGVSPVATATIRYTDGTTQDSRLPEVDDWAGGRTNDTAFVLPYRNRLAGKDMTVLPRIHAVSLPADPTKTLQAVTLPNYGTNMLPGSCSSALHVFSMAPRAVATGWIGSWSAPADMARPAPGGARFADQTLRTVIKPSTRGGHVRVKLNNTNGNTPVTVDAATIAAQSGTSGATLAAPVRLTFGGNAAVTLPAGGEMLSDPVSYPAVSGGSGNLIVSVHLPNAVTVAPVHTSPAETTLLANGNATADSTGTPFTTTLDGPRFVSALEVSTTDNQHGTVVVLGDQFSNGVNTWVDSLPGKLAAGGVPVPGGLVNASRGGISPSGQWNLNGNGRDSAGTAHTTVTGGVTWSTDRGGVAALDGTGTLATSGPVLATDASYTVSAWVKVNEKTAQTVVSQQGQNTTAFSLRTDGTKWAFTVPVSDTAGAATVSAVSNADIQTGTWTHLVGIHDSASRNVTLYVDGMYQQTSSAITSLASSGPLTIGRALKGSVSEVRAYQGIAMYTDAGILRLGDSAYRPRAGLGASTATLADRTLDRTALNQPNLRTVVVAVGANDILTGAGKTTITQQLTELMHTTGPAGIRNTRRADGNLVRVVLTTIPALGLPDLDPREQRRRELNADLLANYLRYGANDVIDVAGAVADPQHPNQLKPGYLTNGELNSAYHDAVAGAVSTAVTKFPPDAQL